The Musa acuminata AAA Group cultivar baxijiao chromosome BXJ1-3, Cavendish_Baxijiao_AAA, whole genome shotgun sequence genome window below encodes:
- the LOC135635696 gene encoding GDSL esterase/lipase At5g03610-like isoform X3 has protein sequence MTFPRKPTGRFSDGRVLTDYVASFLRIRSPIPYRIRKFGQKLLPYGMNFAVAGSGIFDTGNFQSNLTAQIDKFQAQIDDGVFSRHDLKSSAALIAVSGNDYQFLSELDPDYLHHLHGFMHRLFAQLKVDLKRLSHIGVPKVIVTNLHPIGCVPYYTRPTKYTACYSNVSSAVAEHNRRVDELMQELGGGSDTTFLSLDVNTAFLNVLHRAKGAKEIKHPLVPCCESRSDTTECGEIDAEGNRLYRVCRRPEEHLYWDSVHPTQAGWAAAFEFLRPSLREFLRL, from the exons ATGACCTTCCCTAGGAAGCCCACTGGCCGCTTCTCCGATGGCAGAGTCCTCACCGACTACGTTG CCTCGTTTTTGCGGATCAGATCTCCCATTCCTTACAGGATCAGAAAGTTCGGCCAGAAGCTGCTGCCATACGGCATGAACTTCGCCGTCGCCGGTTCCGGGATCTTCGACACCGGCAACTTCCAGAGCAACCTAACAGCTCAGATAGACAAGTTCCAGGCTCAGATCGACGATGGCGTCTTCTCAAGACACGACCTCAAGTCTTCCGCTGCGCTGATTGCTGTCTCCGGGAACGATTACCAATTCCTTTCCGAGCTCGATCCGGACTACTTGCAC CACCTCCATGGATTCATGCACCGTTTGTTCGCGCAGCTCAAGGTAGATCTGAAACGCCTCAGTCACATCGGGGTGCCGAAGGTCATCGTCACCAACCTGCACCCGATCGGATGCGTTCCGTACTACACCAGGCCGACCAAGTACACGGCCTGCTACTCGAACGTGTCATCCGCGGTCGCAGAGCACAACCGCAGGGTCGACGAGCTGATGCAGGAGTTGGGTGGAGGCAGTGACACCACCTTCCTCTCTCTCGACGTCAACACAGCCTTCTTGAACGTGCTCCATCGAG CGAAGGGAGCAAAGGAGATCAAGCACCCGTTGGTGCCATGTTGTGAGAGTAGATCCGACACGACGGAGTGTGGAGAGATCGACGCCGAGGGGAACAGGTTGTACAGGGTGTGTCGCCGCCCGGAGGAACACTTGTACTGGGACTCGGTGCACCCGACTCAGGCCGGGTGGGCTGCTGCCTTCGAGTTCCTCCGGCCCTCGCTCCGCGAGTTCCTCCGACTCTGA